One Lentisphaera araneosa HTCC2155 DNA window includes the following coding sequences:
- a CDS encoding PP2C family protein-serine/threonine phosphatase encodes MFKAFKKATPSSAIGPDQVAGGTHVGLIREHNEDSYLYVTLPGDKITLVVVTDGMGGHEGGEFASYFATEALGRIWGQSAHVTTAKLRESEQILVETIKMCNDKIFAINEKLNVSRAMGTTITAGLFVPGKLIVAQVGDSRAYMQRGRNLVQITEDQTWVAKMVKLGNLKAEEAENHPLSHLLSNCMGAGSALDVQVNICRRRAGDRYLFCTDGLYGSLTHQVMTDLMADLRNPQKILTELINRSLDAGGKDNITGIVIFDD; translated from the coding sequence ATGTTTAAAGCCTTTAAAAAAGCAACTCCGAGCTCTGCAATAGGACCCGATCAGGTCGCAGGTGGGACTCATGTTGGTTTGATAAGGGAACATAATGAAGACTCTTACCTCTACGTCACCCTTCCTGGTGATAAAATCACTTTAGTTGTTGTCACCGATGGTATGGGTGGTCATGAAGGTGGCGAATTTGCCAGCTATTTTGCCACCGAAGCTCTCGGTCGTATTTGGGGACAATCCGCCCATGTTACGACTGCAAAACTACGTGAATCTGAGCAGATTCTCGTTGAAACAATTAAGATGTGCAATGATAAAATTTTTGCGATCAATGAAAAACTCAATGTCTCACGTGCCATGGGCACAACAATTACTGCAGGACTCTTTGTTCCAGGTAAACTCATTGTAGCACAAGTTGGCGATAGTCGTGCTTATATGCAACGTGGCCGTAATCTTGTTCAAATTACCGAAGACCAAACTTGGGTTGCCAAGATGGTAAAACTCGGTAACCTCAAAGCAGAAGAAGCAGAAAACCACCCCCTCAGTCACTTGCTCTCCAATTGTATGGGTGCTGGTTCCGCTTTAGATGTACAAGTGAATATCTGTCGTCGTCGAGCAGGTGATCGCTACTTATTCTGTACCGATGGGCTTTATGGCTCTTTAACTCACCAAGTCATGACCGATTTGATGGCCGATTTGCGAAATCCGCAAAAAATTCTTACAGAACTCATTAACCGTTCTTTAGACGCTGGCGGGAAAGATAATATTACTGGCATCGTTATTTTTGACGATTAA
- a CDS encoding IS256 family transposase yields the protein MHHSTQENSSVLLEMIQQVTENGESGMLEAMRVLLNEAMKVERSNSLEADPYERNESRLGYANGYKNKTVNTRLGAMKLNIPQVRGEIDFYPSSLEKGLRSERALMTAMAESYIQGTSTRKVTKLLEKMCGLSVSKSQVSRVVTELDESLEKWRNRPLGKYSYLLVDARYEKVRVDKTVRDCALLIAYGIDESGKRSVLGTSVSLSEAEVHWRNFFLSLNARGLHGLKMITSDSHSGLKAALKTVFGSIPWQRCQFHLQQNAGAYVPKKAMRSEVAQDIRDIFNAPSKLEAERLLKLTCLKYEEKASHLSEWMESALPEGFSVFDLERSCWTKLRTTNMVERQNREILRRTRTVSIFPNEASLLRLASAILMELDETWIATKRVYLSV from the coding sequence ATGCACCACTCTACACAAGAAAACAGTAGCGTCTTATTAGAAATGATCCAACAAGTTACAGAAAACGGCGAAAGCGGAATGCTTGAAGCGATGAGAGTTTTATTAAATGAAGCGATGAAAGTGGAGAGAAGTAATTCTCTTGAAGCTGATCCATATGAACGTAATGAAAGTCGCTTGGGTTATGCTAATGGCTATAAAAATAAAACTGTAAACACTCGACTTGGAGCAATGAAGCTTAATATCCCTCAAGTCAGAGGTGAAATTGATTTTTATCCAAGTTCTTTGGAGAAAGGCTTGCGAAGTGAACGAGCTTTAATGACAGCTATGGCAGAGAGTTATATTCAGGGGACATCGACTAGAAAGGTGACTAAACTTTTAGAGAAAATGTGTGGTCTATCTGTAAGTAAATCACAGGTATCCCGTGTGGTAACTGAGCTAGATGAGAGTTTAGAAAAGTGGCGCAACCGTCCTTTAGGTAAATATTCTTATCTTTTGGTGGATGCGAGATACGAGAAGGTTAGAGTAGATAAGACTGTTCGAGATTGTGCTTTACTTATTGCCTATGGAATAGATGAATCAGGAAAACGTTCAGTCCTCGGAACAAGTGTTTCTTTAAGTGAAGCGGAAGTTCATTGGAGGAACTTTTTTCTGTCATTGAATGCTCGAGGACTCCATGGCCTCAAGATGATTACCAGTGATAGTCATTCGGGCCTAAAAGCAGCGTTAAAGACTGTATTTGGTTCTATCCCATGGCAGAGATGTCAATTTCACTTACAGCAAAATGCTGGTGCTTATGTCCCTAAGAAAGCTATGCGCTCAGAAGTAGCTCAAGATATTAGAGATATCTTTAATGCACCTTCAAAGCTTGAGGCTGAAAGGCTTTTAAAGCTTACTTGCTTAAAGTATGAAGAAAAGGCTTCACATTTATCTGAATGGATGGAATCTGCACTTCCTGAAGGCTTTTCTGTATTCGATCTCGAGCGTTCTTGTTGGACAAAACTGAGAACGACCAATATGGTTGAAAGACAGAATCGAGAAATTCTCAGGCGAACTAGAACCGTATCTATATTCCCAAATGAAGCTTCACTTCTTAGATTAGCATCCGCTATTCTTATGGAATTAGATGAAACCTGGATAGCTACAAAAAGAGTTTATCTATCTGTTTAA
- a CDS encoding Txe/YoeB family addiction module toxin, translated as MKITFSTKAWEDYLYWQRQDKKILKRINLLIKDIERSPNDGLGKPEILRNSLSGYCSRRITDEHRLVYKIIDDNLILLQARYHY; from the coding sequence ATGAAAATAACTTTCTCGACTAAAGCATGGGAAGATTATTTATATTGGCAAAGACAAGATAAAAAAATCTTAAAACGAATCAATCTTCTAATCAAAGATATTGAACGGAGCCCAAATGACGGCTTAGGAAAACCTGAAATATTAAGGAACTCATTATCAGGGTATTGTTCTCGAAGAATTACTGATGAACACAGACTTGTGTATAAAATAATAGATGACAATTTAATTCTTTTACAGGCTAGATATCACTACTAA